The window GGTTCTTGGCGGAGACGGCTTTCACGCAACCGTTCACCCCAAACCGCCGCCGTATCGGCGGGCAGAGATCCCGCCCCCCGGAATCGAACCCGACCACGGCCCGAGCAGACATCCTCCCTGAGCCAGGTCCTCCGCGGCGGATGATGTGGGCGGATCAGCGGGCGACCGAGATCGCGAAGGGCGTGAGCCCGCTGGACCGGATCACGTGGGGGACGAACAGGATCGCGGCTTCCGTCGCGCGGGCGGTCTGGATTCCGCCGAGGTCGGTGATCCACTCCTGGCGCCAGCCGATGCCGGTGAGCAGTTCACGGACGGTGTGCTTGGCCTCGGCGTCCTCGCCGGAGAGGAACGCGGTCGGCGGCTGGGTGAGCGTGGCCGGCGCGGTCATCACCGGGAAGAGCATGGTGTTGAGTGTTTTGACTACGCGGGTTTCAGGGAGCGCTTCCTGAAGCTTTTCGGCAAGGCTCGAGCCGGGGTAGAGCAGGTCGGCGGGCAGTCCGTCCGGTCCGTCGAGGGTGGCGTTGGAGACGTCGACGAGGATCTTGCCCCGGAGTTCGGCGCGCAGCGCCGCGAGACGTTCCAGTGAGCCGGCGCCCGGGGTGGCGTTGATGACGATCCGGGCTGCCCGGGCGGCATCGGCGGCGGCGCCCGGCGTGCGGTCCGCCACGGTCACCTGATGCCCCGCCCGGGTGAGGGCGGCGGCCAGGGTGCCGCCGACGCGGCCGTTGCCGAGTACTGCGATGTTCTTCATGCGGATTCGTTCCTCTCGGTGGGCTCTCGTACGGGTCAGCGCGAGAGCGTCGACGCGGCTTGGGCGTGGACGCCGGGTGCTGCGGCCAGGAAGCTGCTGCTCTGCGGGGTCCACGGACGCCCTTCGGCGTCGGAGATCCGTCCGCCGGCCTCGGTGACGAGGAGCGCGCCGGGGAGCAGGTCCGCTCGGGCGCCGACGAACTGCCAGAAGGCGTCGATCCGGCCGGCGGCCACGTCCACCAGGTGCAGGGTCGCGGGCACGGCGGTGCGGACGACGAGTGCGTCGGAGAGCATCGCGGTGATCGAGGAGCCCACACGGCGCACGACCGTCTCGTCCTCGTCC of the Streptomyces sp. 1222.5 genome contains:
- a CDS encoding NADPH-dependent F420 reductase is translated as MKNIAVLGNGRVGGTLAAALTRAGHQVTVADRTPGAAADAARAARIVINATPGAGSLERLAALRAELRGKILVDVSNATLDGPDGLPADLLYPGSSLAEKLQEALPETRVVKTLNTMLFPVMTAPATLTQPPTAFLSGEDAEAKHTVRELLTGIGWRQEWITDLGGIQTARATEAAILFVPHVIRSSGLTPFAISVAR